TATGGACGAAACAACCGAAATCGTCTTTCCAGTGCCGGCGCTTGAACAAAAATTAATGGCGCTAGAAGACGAGCACCAGCCTGCAGCTTTTATTAAACGCCATAGTTATCTTTTTGATAATAAGGTGATTGAATATGTCGAAAGTTATAAACGTTGGGATTATTTTGAGTTTCAGATTAAAACAATCTAGGAGGAGACAACATGCATATTGAGTGGTGGCAAATTTTATTATTAACGCTTTATTCTGGTTTTGCAATTTATGATGGCAATAATACAACTTTTGGAGCCGTTAAACCGACAATGGCTGGTTTTTTCGCTGGTTTAATCTTAGGGGATGTTCAAACCGGCTTAATTGTTGGGGGAACGCTGAATTTACTAGTTCTCGGTGTTGGAAATTTTGGGGGCTCATCAATGCCCGATTATATGACGGGCGCGTTATTAGGAACGGCTTTTGCGGTTATGAGTGGTAAAGGCGCAGAATTTGGGGCAACTTTAGCTGTGCCAATTGGCTTATTAATGATTCAACTAGATGTCTTGGCGCGTTTTTGTAACACATTCATTCAACATCGTGCCGAAACATTAGTCAGTGAACAGCATTTGAAACGAGCGACTTATATGAATTTAATGGGGATTATTCCAACTTCCCTCTCGAGAATGTTACCTGTTTTCTTAGCATTAGTTTTCGGTTCACAATTCGTTCAAGGGGTTGTTGACAGTTTACCAATGTGGTTAATGAATGGTTTGAAGACGGCCGGCGGTATTTTACCAGCTTTAGGGATTGCGATTTTGTTGCGTTACTTACCGGTTCAAAAAAATATGGCCTTTTTATTAGTGGGCTTTTTCTTAGCAGCTTTCCTAAAAGTACCGGTGATTGGTGCAGCAATGATCGGTTTAGCCATGGCTTTAGTAGCCTTTAACTTTGATTCACCACGTGCACAAGTCGCTACTGGCGAAAATTCAGTAAACGGAGATGACATGGAAGATGAATAATGAACAAATTAAATTAAGTCCAGAAATGAAAAAAGTCTTTTGGCGTTGGTATTTCTTTGGACAAGCGGGCTGGAACTACGAAAAAATGCAAGGGCTTGGCTATTATTACAGTATTTATCCATTAATTGATAATTTGTACGGTGCTAGCGATGAAGGCGCTCGGGTGGCAGTCAGTGAATTACAATTTTTCAATACGAACAACTCAATGGCTCCCATTATTTTAGGGGTCGATGGTGCGATTCAAGAAAGCCAAGGCGAGTCTTCTAAAGATGCAGTTGCGTCATTAAAAACCGGGATGATGGGCCCACTAGCCGGAATCGGCGATACGTTATTTGCGGTTATTCCCAATACAATCATCGGTTCAATTGCCTCTTACATGGCTTTAAAGGGGAATCCGTTTGCGTTAATTCTATGGATTGCGTTTGGGTTCTTACGTTTGGCTGTCATGCGTAGTTTCTTCTTCATGGGTTATAAAGAAGGCGTTAAGTTAATCAATTCATTGGGCGATCGGCTGAAGAAAATTACGAGTGCCGCTAATGTTTTAGGGATGACCGTTATTGGGGCCTTAATTCCATCGGTCATTACAGCTGGGTTTGTTTATCAATTCAAAAATGGTGGCGTTAAAATTTCGATTCAAAGTTTGGCAGATCAAATCATGCCAGGTTTAGCGCCAGCATTAGTTGTTTTATTCACTTATTGGTTACTTGGTCGGAAACATATGAATTCGACACGGGTGACATTAATTTTAATTCTAGTGGGCATTTTAGCCTATAACTTGAAAGTTTTTGCTTAGGAGGCAGTTATGATGAAAGGTTTTGTAAATATTAGAATCGATGATCGGTTAATTCATGGGCAGGTCGCTACGCGCTGGTCAACCGGCTTGAGAGCAACACGGATTATGGTCATTGATAATGACGTCGCCAATGATGATGTTCAAAAAAGCGTGCTTAGAATGGCAGCGCCTTCTGGCATCAGTACATCAATTATTACGGAAGAAAAAGCCATCACGAATATCAAAGCAGGTAAATATGAAAATCAACGCGTGTTATTAGTTGTGAGACGTCCCAAAGTACTCTTAAATTTAATCAATGCGGGCTTACCAATTGATAAAATTAATGTCGGTAACATGTCTAATCGTGATAATACAACTCAAGTTAAGAAGTCGGTTAGTTTGACCGCTGAAGAACGGGCTGATATTGAAGCAATCATGGCTAAAGGTGTCTTAGTGACTGCTCAAATGGTCCCAGATGATCCTGAAACTGACTTTAAACAATTCTTGAAGTAGTCATACGAGGAGGATGATTGATGACTGATAAGTTACTAATGAAAGGGCAACTGGTAACGGATGAATGGCTTGATAGTCACTTACAAAAGTGTGTTACTCAAATCAAACGGGAAATACCGAGATTTGCAGACCATTTTCCATCCGCTTGTACGACCCACATGCAATATCGGATTAAAGGAAATGATGATTGGACCAACGGCTTTTGGACGGCAATGGTCTGGCAAGCCTATGAACTAACGGGTGATACTGTATTTAAAGCAACTGCGCAAGAACATTTACGTAGTTTTGACCAACGATTACGTGAGCATTTTGTTTTGGACCATCATGATATTGGTTTTTTGTATTCATTGTCAGCTTTTGCTGGCTATCGGATTACACAACAATCATCAGCTAAACAGCAAGTCTTGCAAGCAGCAGATGTGTTGATGAGTCGCTATCAAGAAAAAGGCGGCTTCATTCAAGCTTGGGGCGCATTAGATGATCCTAAAGAATATCGGTTAATTATTGACTCCTTGCTAAATTTACCGTTGCTGTTTGAAGCCAGTCGCATTTCAGGCGATGAACGGTATCAAAAAGTAGGGCAAGCACATTATCAAAAGGTTTTAGCTAACATTGTGCGGTCAGATTACTCGACCTATCATACCTTTTATTTTGACCCTGAAACTGGGGCGCCGGTTAAAGGGATGACCCACCAAGGCTTTTCAGATGAATCGTGTTGGGCACGGGGCCAAGCCTGGATTTTACTAGGGATTCCTTTGCATCATCGGTTCTTCCCTGATAGCGATGATCAGGCATTGTATCAAAAATTATTAGCATATTATTTTAAGCAGTTACCAGAAGACGGGATACCTTATTGGGATTTAATTTTTACCGCCCAAGATGGTGAACCGCGGGATAGTTCGGCCGCTGCGATTGTTGCGTGTGGTTTAATTGAAGCGCAGGAACAAGGCTATTTAAGTAACGGGATTGAATTGGCAAAGGGCATTCTTTATGAATTAGGAATGCATTATGAGACGCAAGGGACTGAAGAAGGGCTTTTGCGCCACGGCGTGTATGCCTATGCGGAACATAAAGGTGTTGATGAAGCTAACTTATGGGGCGATTATTTCTATATGGAAGCCCTGATGCGCTTGCGAAGAAGTGATTGGAAGACTTATTGGTGAGAAGGTAGGCTTATGACGACTTTTGAAATTGGAACAGATTTTTTATTGGATCAACAGCCATTTAAGATTTATGCCGGCGCAATCCATTATTTCAGAATTGCACCAGGACAATGGCGCTATACGTTAAAAAAAGCAAAAGCAGCCGGATTAAATACGATTGAAACCTATGTACCGTGGAATATGCACGAACCGGTTGAGCAGCAATTTGATTTTTCAGGGGCGCTCGATTTAAAGCGCTTTATTAAAATAGCCGCTGAAGAAGGCCTCTACGTGATTGTCCGTCCCAGTCCGTATATTTGTGCTGAATGGGAATTTGGTGGTTTTCCAGCGTGGTTACTAAAATATCCAGATATGATTGTCCGGTCCAACACACCACTGTTTATTAGTAAAGTAGCAGCTTATTATCACCGTTTATTTCAAGAATTGGTACCACTGCAAGTGACGCACGGGGGACCAATTTTGATGATGCAAGTTGAAAATGAATATGGGTCTTTTGGTAATGACAAATCTTATTTGCGCCAGATCAAGCAATTAATGCTAAATAATGGTGTTGATGTGCCGTTATTTACTTCTGATGGCAGTTGGCTGCAAGCACTAGAAGCTGGCAGTCTGATTGAAGATGGTATATTAGCAACGGCTAATTTTGGCTCCCATGCTAAAGAAAATTTAACGGTTTTACAACAATTCTTTGAACAACATGATCAGAAATGGCCGTTAATGTGTATGGAATTTTGGGATGGCTGGTTTAGTCGCTGGCAGGAACCAGTTGTGCAAAGAGCAAGTGCTGATTTTGAACACGATTTACGAGAATTAGTTGATTTTGGTGCCAGTTTCAACCTTTACATGTTCCGCGGCGGCAGTAACTGGGGTTTTTGGAACGGGTGCTCATCTAGAAATAATGTTGATTTACCGCAAGTAACAT
This DNA window, taken from Latilactobacillus sakei, encodes the following:
- a CDS encoding PTS sorbose transporter subunit IIC, which gives rise to MHIEWWQILLLTLYSGFAIYDGNNTTFGAVKPTMAGFFAGLILGDVQTGLIVGGTLNLLVLGVGNFGGSSMPDYMTGALLGTAFAVMSGKGAEFGATLAVPIGLLMIQLDVLARFCNTFIQHRAETLVSEQHLKRATYMNLMGIIPTSLSRMLPVFLALVFGSQFVQGVVDSLPMWLMNGLKTAGGILPALGIAILLRYLPVQKNMAFLLVGFFLAAFLKVPVIGAAMIGLAMALVAFNFDSPRAQVATGENSVNGDDMEDE
- a CDS encoding PTS fructose transporter subunit IID; this translates as MNNEQIKLSPEMKKVFWRWYFFGQAGWNYEKMQGLGYYYSIYPLIDNLYGASDEGARVAVSELQFFNTNNSMAPIILGVDGAIQESQGESSKDAVASLKTGMMGPLAGIGDTLFAVIPNTIIGSIASYMALKGNPFALILWIAFGFLRLAVMRSFFFMGYKEGVKLINSLGDRLKKITSAANVLGMTVIGALIPSVITAGFVYQFKNGGVKISIQSLADQIMPGLAPALVVLFTYWLLGRKHMNSTRVTLILILVGILAYNLKVFA
- a CDS encoding PTS mannose/fructose/sorbose transporter subunit IIB gives rise to the protein MKGFVNIRIDDRLIHGQVATRWSTGLRATRIMVIDNDVANDDVQKSVLRMAAPSGISTSIITEEKAITNIKAGKYENQRVLLVVRRPKVLLNLINAGLPIDKINVGNMSNRDNTTQVKKSVSLTAEERADIEAIMAKGVLVTAQMVPDDPETDFKQFLK
- a CDS encoding glucuronyl hydrolase, which translates into the protein MTDKLLMKGQLVTDEWLDSHLQKCVTQIKREIPRFADHFPSACTTHMQYRIKGNDDWTNGFWTAMVWQAYELTGDTVFKATAQEHLRSFDQRLREHFVLDHHDIGFLYSLSAFAGYRITQQSSAKQQVLQAADVLMSRYQEKGGFIQAWGALDDPKEYRLIIDSLLNLPLLFEASRISGDERYQKVGQAHYQKVLANIVRSDYSTYHTFYFDPETGAPVKGMTHQGFSDESCWARGQAWILLGIPLHHRFFPDSDDQALYQKLLAYYFKQLPEDGIPYWDLIFTAQDGEPRDSSAAAIVACGLIEAQEQGYLSNGIELAKGILYELGMHYETQGTEEGLLRHGVYAYAEHKGVDEANLWGDYFYMEALMRLRRSDWKTYW
- a CDS encoding beta-galactosidase — translated: MTTFEIGTDFLLDQQPFKIYAGAIHYFRIAPGQWRYTLKKAKAAGLNTIETYVPWNMHEPVEQQFDFSGALDLKRFIKIAAEEGLYVIVRPSPYICAEWEFGGFPAWLLKYPDMIVRSNTPLFISKVAAYYHRLFQELVPLQVTHGGPILMMQVENEYGSFGNDKSYLRQIKQLMLNNGVDVPLFTSDGSWLQALEAGSLIEDGILATANFGSHAKENLTVLQQFFEQHDQKWPLMCMEFWDGWFSRWQEPVVQRASADFEHDLRELVDFGASFNLYMFRGGSNWGFWNGCSSRNNVDLPQVTSYDYDAILHEDGTENGKFAALQHVLGVTGEIGVAEERAIQPRQLPSIAVQKTVRLVDVLDDLAQPVTSLAPQLMPAIGSGYGYIFYRTTVHGQGKPETLRLVDASDRADIYLNQQLLDTQYQATLGTDLTPTLEADNQLEILVENMGRVNYGTRLLSPTQKKGIRTGVVIDRHLHFGWQQWALDFKSITHIDWTKQLSNYGPTLNRFTFDLDQTVNTYLNCAAFGKGIVLVNGHHIGRYWSVGPIATLYVPSDFLNVGHNEIVVFETTTTPITQLEFTDKRMISE